The Flavobacterium faecale genome has a segment encoding these proteins:
- a CDS encoding helix-turn-helix domain-containing protein, protein MRYVTLKEEEVLVLEHLYQNSPNNTVRKRSQCLVLSHQRHKIKDLASIFKVSRRTIERWFDSWASIGVDSLAISEGRGAKTLLKDYTEEVSKQLELHNRNLKNVLIYFEEQHNIVICKKTLQNFLKVTGL, encoded by the coding sequence ATGAGATATGTAACACTAAAAGAAGAAGAGGTTTTGGTACTAGAGCACCTTTACCAAAATAGCCCTAATAATACTGTTAGGAAACGTAGTCAATGCCTTGTTTTATCACATCAAAGACACAAGATTAAAGACTTGGCTTCTATTTTTAAAGTCAGTCGCAGAACGATTGAACGTTGGTTTGATAGTTGGGCTAGTATTGGGGTTGATTCTCTTGCTATATCAGAAGGAAGAGGAGCAAAAACTCTTTTAAAAGACTATACGGAAGAAGTTTCCAAGCAATTAGAACTTCACAATAGAAATTTAAAAAATGTATTAATTTACTTTGAGGAGCAACACAATATTGTCATCTGCAAAAAGACTTTGCAGAATTTTTTAAAAGTTACTGGGCTATAA
- a CDS encoding S41 family peptidase gives MKRYTTLFCLLAVLTFGFQSCTDNDDVATPKDLQINDFIWKGLNVYYLWQDQVPNLADNRFNNTNEYNAFLGNYTPEALFDALRVSKTIDRFSWIVSDYTVLEQEFQGTTKNNGIEFKLTLDPTDNTKVLGIVTYIIPNSDAASKNIKRGEIFNGINGTTLTLSNYSSLLFSSAVNYTINFADYNGIAVTNNGKSIAFTKTTLDENPILVNKVFVSGGHKIGYLMYNGFYSNYDSLLNDAFGSLKSEGITDFVLDLRYNPGGSVLSATRLASMITGQFTGQVFAKLTYNSKKSKSNSTYTFPDKIGTSTINSLKLTTVYILTTSSTASASELIINGLQPYIQVVQIGDKTVGKNQASTTLYDSADFRATNRNPNHKYAMQPIVAYTVNKNGFGDYQTGIVPTVTQKETASTYGVLGDSSEPLLKTAISKITGTTKFAQQKAEKPFEEISDSKSQDNRGGMHFE, from the coding sequence ATGAAACGCTATACCACACTCTTCTGCTTGCTAGCAGTACTCACTTTTGGATTTCAAAGCTGTACTGATAATGATGATGTCGCTACTCCCAAAGACCTTCAAATTAATGATTTTATATGGAAAGGTCTAAATGTGTACTACTTATGGCAAGATCAAGTTCCAAATTTAGCCGATAATCGCTTTAATAATACCAATGAATATAATGCGTTTTTGGGTAATTATACACCCGAAGCATTATTTGATGCTTTGCGAGTTTCAAAAACTATTGACCGTTTTAGTTGGATTGTAAGTGATTACACAGTGCTTGAACAAGAATTTCAGGGCACGACCAAAAATAACGGAATCGAATTCAAACTGACTTTAGATCCTACTGATAACACAAAAGTTTTAGGTATTGTAACCTATATTATTCCAAACTCTGATGCGGCTTCCAAAAACATTAAAAGAGGGGAAATCTTTAATGGAATTAACGGAACTACGTTAACGCTTTCTAATTACAGCTCATTATTATTTAGTTCTGCAGTAAATTATACAATCAATTTTGCAGATTACAATGGAATTGCAGTTACCAACAACGGGAAATCAATTGCATTTACCAAAACTACTTTGGATGAAAATCCGATTTTGGTGAATAAAGTTTTTGTTTCTGGTGGACACAAAATTGGGTATTTAATGTACAATGGCTTTTATTCTAACTACGACAGCTTATTAAACGATGCTTTTGGATCTTTAAAGTCAGAAGGGATCACCGACTTCGTTTTAGATTTACGTTACAACCCAGGAGGATCTGTATTATCTGCCACGAGATTGGCAAGCATGATTACGGGGCAATTTACAGGACAAGTTTTTGCAAAACTTACCTACAACAGTAAAAAAAGTAAAAGCAATTCAACCTATACCTTCCCTGACAAGATAGGAACAAGTACCATCAACAGTTTAAAACTAACTACTGTATATATTTTAACCACAAGCAGTACTGCATCGGCAAGTGAATTAATTATAAATGGTTTACAGCCATACATTCAGGTGGTTCAAATTGGTGACAAAACAGTTGGTAAAAATCAAGCCTCGACTACATTGTATGATTCGGCAGACTTTAGAGCAACCAATAGAAATCCTAATCACAAATATGCAATGCAACCTATCGTTGCTTATACGGTTAACAAAAATGGTTTTGGAGATTACCAAACCGGTATAGTGCCAACGGTAACTCAAAAAGAAACAGCGAGTACCTATGGCGTTCTTGGTGATTCATCTGAACCATTACTTAAAACGGCAATTTCAAAAATAACAGGCACGACCAAATTTGCCCAACAAAAGGCTGAGAAACCCTTTGAAGAAATTAGCGATTCTAAATCACAAGATAACAGAGGCGGAATGCATTTCGAATAA
- a CDS encoding DUF4252 domain-containing protein has protein sequence MKKQLLVLLVMFISSTIFAQTAFDKFNDQDGITAVVVNKKMFELMSKVKVDASDKETQQYMALIKKLDNLKVFTTTNAKQALDMKATADKYTKANGLEELMKVNDGGKNIQIVVKSADGAAQIKELLMFIEGSGRDNESVLMSLTGNFTLNEIAILTDKMKIPGGNELKKATKK, from the coding sequence ATGAAAAAACAGCTACTTGTACTACTCGTAATGTTTATATCAAGCACAATTTTTGCTCAAACGGCTTTTGACAAGTTCAATGATCAAGATGGCATCACTGCGGTGGTAGTCAATAAAAAAATGTTTGAATTGATGAGTAAAGTAAAAGTTGATGCTTCTGACAAAGAGACACAACAATATATGGCCTTGATCAAAAAGTTGGACAATTTAAAAGTTTTCACAACTACCAATGCAAAACAAGCTCTAGACATGAAAGCCACTGCTGACAAGTACACCAAAGCAAATGGTTTGGAAGAGTTAATGAAAGTTAATGATGGAGGTAAAAACATTCAGATTGTTGTAAAATCGGCAGACGGAGCAGCACAAATAAAAGAACTTTTGATGTTTATCGAAGGGAGTGGTCGCGATAATGAGTCGGTTTTAATGTCTTTGACGGGTAATTTTACTTTAAACGAAATTGCCATTCTAACAGACAAAATGAAAATCCCAGGTGGGAATGAGCTTAAGAAAGCGACAAAAAAATAA